From Pseudomonas sp. FP2335, the proteins below share one genomic window:
- a CDS encoding betaine/proline/choline family ABC transporter ATP-binding protein (Members of the family are the ATP-binding subunit of ABC transporters for substrates such as betaine, L-proline or other amino acids, choline, carnitine, etc. The substrate specificity is best determined from the substrate-binding subunit, rather than this subunit, as it interacts with the permease subunit and not with substrate directly.) translates to MIELQNLSKTFQSNGKTVTAVNDVSLTVNEGEICVFLGPSGCGKSTTLKMINRLIKPTSGKILINGEDTTDLDEVTLRRNIGYVIQQIGLFPNMTIEENIVVVPKLLGWDKQKCHDRARELMSMIKLEPKQYLHRYPRELSGGQQQRIGVIRALAADAPLLLMDEPFGAVDPINREMIQNEFFEMQRALNKTVIMVSHDIDEAIKLGDKIAIFRAGKLLQIDHPDTLLAHPADEFVSNFVGQDSTLKRLLLVKAEDAADNAPSVSPETPVADALELMDEHDRRYVVVTCAENKALGYVRRRDLHRQSGTCGQYLREFNATAAYDEHLRILLSRMYEFNRSWLPVMDAERVFLGEVTQESIAEYLSSGKSRGGKTSIVSPAETALA, encoded by the coding sequence ATGATCGAACTTCAAAACCTGTCCAAGACCTTCCAAAGCAACGGCAAGACTGTCACCGCCGTGAACGATGTAAGCCTGACCGTCAACGAAGGCGAAATTTGCGTATTCCTCGGCCCCTCGGGTTGCGGCAAGAGCACCACGCTGAAAATGATCAACCGCCTGATCAAGCCGACCTCGGGCAAGATCCTGATCAACGGCGAAGACACCACCGACCTCGACGAAGTGACCCTGCGTCGCAACATCGGCTATGTGATCCAGCAGATCGGCCTGTTCCCCAACATGACCATCGAGGAAAACATCGTGGTCGTGCCGAAACTGCTCGGCTGGGACAAACAGAAATGCCACGACCGCGCCCGCGAATTGATGAGCATGATCAAGCTGGAGCCCAAGCAGTACCTGCACCGCTACCCGCGTGAACTGTCGGGCGGCCAGCAACAGCGGATCGGCGTGATCCGTGCGCTGGCGGCCGATGCGCCGTTGCTGTTGATGGATGAGCCGTTCGGGGCAGTCGACCCGATCAACCGCGAGATGATCCAGAACGAGTTCTTCGAGATGCAGCGTGCGCTGAACAAGACCGTGATCATGGTCAGCCACGACATCGACGAAGCCATCAAGCTGGGCGACAAGATCGCCATCTTCCGCGCCGGCAAGCTGTTGCAGATCGACCACCCGGACACCCTGCTCGCCCACCCGGCCGACGAATTTGTCAGCAACTTCGTAGGCCAGGACAGCACCCTCAAGCGCCTGCTGCTGGTCAAAGCCGAGGACGCGGCGGACAACGCCCCGTCGGTGAGCCCGGAAACCCCAGTGGCCGACGCGTTGGAACTGATGGACGAACACGACCGCCGCTACGTGGTGGTGACCTGTGCCGAGAACAAGGCACTGGGGTATGTACGACGTCGCGACCTGCACCGCCAGAGCGGTACTTGCGGCCAATACCTGCGCGAGTTCAACGCCACGGCGGCGTATGACGAACATTTGCGCATCCTGTTGTCGCGCATGTACGAGTTCAATCGCTCGTGGTTGCCGGTGATGGATGCGGAGCGGGTGTTCCTTGGGGAAGTGACCCAGGAATCGATTGCCGAGTACCTGAGTTCCGGTAAGTCCCGGGGTGGCAAGACCAGTATCGTTTCGCCTGCCGAAACCGCACTGGCTTGA
- a CDS encoding ABC transporter permease, with product MEFLNAFSHLDWAQVLHLTWQHITLVGIAVILAILIGVPLGILMTRFPSLAGPLQASATVLLTVPSIALFGLLLPFYSKFGQGLGPMPAITAVFLYSLLPIMRNTYLALTGVEPGIREAAKGIGMTFGQRLRMVELPIAVPVILAGVRTAVVMNIGVMTIAATIGAGGLGVLILASISRSDMSMLIVGAVLVSLLAIFADLLLQWLQRSLTPKGLLK from the coding sequence ATGGAATTCCTGAACGCCTTTTCCCATCTTGATTGGGCCCAAGTCCTGCATCTGACCTGGCAGCACATCACCCTGGTCGGCATTGCCGTGATCCTCGCGATCCTGATCGGTGTGCCCCTGGGCATCCTGATGACGCGCTTTCCGAGCCTCGCAGGCCCCTTGCAAGCCAGCGCCACGGTGTTGCTGACCGTGCCGTCCATCGCCCTGTTCGGCCTGCTGCTGCCGTTCTACTCCAAATTCGGCCAGGGCCTGGGGCCAATGCCGGCGATCACCGCCGTGTTCCTCTATTCCCTGCTGCCGATCATGCGTAACACATACCTGGCCCTGACGGGCGTGGAACCGGGCATTCGCGAGGCCGCCAAAGGCATCGGCATGACCTTCGGCCAGCGCCTGCGCATGGTCGAGTTGCCCATTGCCGTGCCGGTGATCCTCGCCGGTGTGCGCACCGCCGTGGTGATGAACATCGGTGTCATGACCATCGCCGCCACCATCGGCGCCGGTGGCCTGGGTGTACTTATTCTGGCTTCCATCAGCCGCAGCGACATGTCGATGCTGATCGTCGGCGCCGTGCTGGTCAGTCTCCTGGCCATCTTCGCCGACCTGCTTCTGCAATGGCTGCAACGCTCGCTGACTCCAAAAGGATTGCTCAAATGA
- a CDS encoding glycine betaine ABC transporter substrate-binding protein, protein MKKLSLILGCVLLLAGIAQAAEKPVIRIGARVFTEQTLLAEITSQYLRTKGYDTRVTGGLGSNLARSAQESGQLDLIWEYTGVSLVAYNHVDEKLDSEQSYARVKELDAKKGLVWLSPSRFSNTYALALPEKVAAEHPEINSISDLTQAVADDAKAHRLVALDTEFANRSDGLAGMVKLYDMNLTRKNTRQMDAGLVYTALRNGQVFAGLVYTTDGRLNAFKLKLLEDDKHYFPDYTAAPVVRQVYLDAHPQLAADLKPLAALFDDETMRQLNARVDVDHESPSTVAADFLRQHPLN, encoded by the coding sequence ATGAAAAAACTTAGCTTGATATTAGGCTGCGTCCTGCTGCTCGCCGGCATTGCGCAAGCCGCTGAAAAACCGGTCATCCGCATCGGCGCCCGGGTGTTCACCGAACAGACCCTGCTTGCCGAAATCACCTCCCAGTACCTGCGCACCAAGGGTTACGACACCCGCGTGACCGGCGGCCTGGGCAGCAACCTGGCGCGCAGTGCCCAGGAAAGCGGGCAACTGGACCTGATCTGGGAATACACCGGCGTGTCGCTGGTGGCCTACAACCACGTGGACGAGAAGCTCGACAGCGAACAGTCCTACGCCCGAGTGAAAGAACTCGACGCGAAAAAAGGCCTGGTCTGGCTCTCCCCATCGCGCTTCAGCAACACCTACGCCCTGGCACTGCCGGAAAAAGTGGCCGCCGAGCATCCCGAGATCAACAGCATCAGCGACCTGACCCAAGCCGTGGCGGACGATGCAAAGGCCCATCGCCTGGTGGCCCTGGACACTGAGTTCGCCAACCGCTCCGACGGCCTGGCCGGCATGGTCAAGCTGTACGACATGAACCTGACCCGCAAGAACACCCGGCAAATGGACGCCGGCCTGGTCTACACCGCGCTGCGTAACGGCCAGGTGTTTGCCGGTTTGGTCTACACCACCGACGGTCGCCTCAACGCGTTCAAATTGAAGCTGCTGGAGGACGACAAGCACTACTTCCCGGACTACACCGCAGCGCCCGTGGTACGTCAGGTTTATCTCGACGCCCACCCGCAACTGGCCGCCGACCTCAAACCGCTCGCTGCACTGTTCGACGATGAAACCATGCGCCAGTTGAATGCGCGGGTCGATGTCGACCACGAAAGCCCGTCCACTGTTGCCGCCGATTTCCTGCGCCAGCATCCGCTCAACTAA
- a CDS encoding ABC transporter permease, protein MAIRYGKGLIGGAVVVALLALLVHWIGINTIELYRDDLLFYLQAHLILVLVSMLAALVVGIPAGILLSRPNMVGRAERFMQIFNIGNTVPPLAVLAIALGVLGIGSGPAIFALFLASLLPIVRNTYEGLKNVQGSLKEAATGIGMTPRQVLFRVELPNAVPIIIGGVRVALAINVGTAPLAFLIGANSLGSLIFPGIALNNQPQLLLGAACTALLALLLDGLVTMASRLWLERGLRPS, encoded by the coding sequence GTGGCTATTCGCTATGGCAAAGGGCTGATAGGAGGTGCGGTTGTCGTCGCGCTCCTGGCCCTGCTGGTCCACTGGATCGGCATCAACACGATCGAACTGTACCGCGACGATTTGTTGTTTTACCTGCAAGCACACCTGATCCTCGTTCTAGTCTCCATGCTGGCCGCCCTCGTTGTGGGCATCCCCGCCGGTATCCTGCTCAGCCGACCGAACATGGTCGGGCGCGCAGAACGCTTCATGCAGATCTTCAACATCGGCAACACCGTCCCGCCCCTGGCCGTCCTGGCCATCGCCCTCGGCGTCCTCGGTATCGGCAGCGGCCCGGCGATCTTCGCGCTGTTCCTCGCCTCCCTGCTGCCCATCGTGCGCAACACCTACGAAGGCCTGAAAAACGTCCAGGGTTCCCTGAAAGAAGCTGCCACCGGCATCGGCATGACCCCGCGCCAGGTGCTGTTTCGCGTGGAATTGCCCAACGCCGTGCCCATCATCATCGGCGGCGTGCGCGTGGCCCTGGCGATCAACGTCGGTACCGCACCGCTGGCGTTCCTGATTGGCGCCAACAGCCTGGGCAGCCTGATCTTCCCTGGCATCGCCCTGAACAATCAGCCGCAATTGCTGCTTGGCGCCGCGTGCACCGCGTTGCTGGCATTGCTGCTTGACGGTCTGGTGACCATGGCCAGCCGCCTCTGGCTGGAACGCGGGTTGCGTCCGTCTTAA
- a CDS encoding peptide chain release factor 3, whose amino-acid sequence MTHQAAEVAKRRTFAIISHPDAGKTTITEKLLLMGKAIAVAGTVKSRKSDRHATSDWMEMEKQRGISITTSVMQFPYREHMVNLLDTPGHEDFSEDTYRTLTAVDSALMVLDGGKGVEPRTIALMDVCRLRDTPIVSFINKLDRDIRDPIELLDEIEAVLKIKAAPITWPIGCYRDFKGVYHLADDYIIVYTAGHGHERTETKIIEKLDSDEARAHLGDEYDRFVDQLELVQGACHEFNQQEFLDGQLTPVFFGTALGNFGVDHVLDAVVDWAPKPLARVANERTVEPVEEKFTGFVFKIQANMDPKHRDRIAFMRICSGKYEKGMKMRHVRTGKDVRIGDALTFFSSEREQLEEAYAGDIIGLHNHGTIQIGDTFTEGEALGFTGIPHFAPELFRRVRLRDPLKSKQLRQGLQQLAEEGATQVFFPERSNDIILGAVGVLQFDVVASRLKEEYKVECSYEPITVYSARWIDCSDKKKLEEFSNKAVENLAVDGGGHLTYLAPTRVNLALMEERWPDVKFRATREHH is encoded by the coding sequence ATGACCCACCAGGCCGCCGAAGTCGCGAAACGCCGCACTTTCGCCATTATTTCCCACCCCGATGCCGGTAAAACCACCATCACCGAGAAGCTCTTGCTGATGGGCAAGGCAATCGCGGTGGCCGGCACGGTGAAATCCCGCAAATCCGACCGCCATGCCACCTCCGACTGGATGGAAATGGAAAAACAACGGGGTATTTCCATTACCACGTCGGTCATGCAGTTCCCGTATCGCGAGCACATGGTCAACCTGCTCGACACCCCGGGCCACGAAGACTTCTCCGAAGACACCTACCGCACCCTGACCGCCGTGGACTCGGCGCTGATGGTCCTCGATGGCGGTAAAGGCGTCGAGCCGCGCACCATCGCGCTGATGGACGTGTGCCGTCTGCGTGACACGCCGATCGTGAGCTTCATCAACAAACTCGACCGCGACATCCGCGACCCGATCGAGCTGTTGGATGAAATCGAAGCCGTCCTGAAGATCAAGGCCGCACCGATCACCTGGCCGATCGGTTGCTACCGCGACTTCAAGGGCGTGTACCACCTGGCCGATGACTACATCATTGTCTACACCGCCGGCCACGGTCACGAGCGCACCGAAACCAAGATCATCGAGAAACTCGACTCGGACGAAGCTCGCGCCCATCTGGGTGACGAGTACGACCGTTTTGTCGACCAACTGGAACTTGTGCAGGGCGCTTGCCACGAGTTCAACCAGCAGGAATTCCTCGACGGCCAGCTGACCCCTGTGTTCTTCGGTACGGCCCTGGGCAACTTCGGTGTTGACCACGTACTCGACGCGGTCGTCGACTGGGCGCCGAAGCCGTTGGCCCGTGTGGCCAACGAGCGCACCGTGGAGCCTGTGGAAGAGAAATTCACCGGCTTTGTGTTCAAGATCCAGGCGAACATGGACCCCAAGCACCGCGACCGCATCGCCTTTATGCGCATCTGCTCCGGCAAATACGAAAAAGGCATGAAAATGCGCCACGTGCGGACCGGCAAGGACGTGCGCATCGGCGACGCCCTGACGTTCTTCTCCTCCGAGCGTGAACAGCTCGAAGAAGCCTACGCCGGCGACATCATCGGCCTGCACAACCACGGCACCATCCAGATCGGCGACACCTTCACCGAAGGCGAAGCGCTGGGCTTCACCGGAATCCCGCACTTCGCCCCGGAACTGTTCCGTCGCGTACGCCTGCGCGACCCGCTCAAATCCAAGCAGCTGCGCCAGGGCCTGCAGCAGCTCGCGGAAGAGGGCGCCACCCAGGTGTTCTTCCCGGAGCGCAGCAACGACATTATCCTCGGCGCCGTCGGTGTGCTGCAGTTCGATGTAGTGGCCAGCCGCTTGAAAGAGGAATACAAGGTTGAGTGCTCGTATGAGCCGATCACCGTGTACTCCGCGCGCTGGATCGATTGCAGCGATAAGAAGAAGTTGGAAGAGTTCTCCAACAAGGCCGTGGAAAACCTCGCGGTGGACGGCGGTGGGCACCTGACCTACCTGGCCCCGACCCGGGTGAACCTGGCGCTGATGGAAGAGCGCTGGCCGGATGTGAAATTCCGCGCGACCCGCGAGCACCACTAA
- a CDS encoding peptide ABC transporter ATP-binding protein — MAVVLTARDLTRHYEVSRGLFKGHALVRALNGVSFELEAGKTLAVVGESGCGKSTLARALTLIEEPSSGSLKIAGQEVAGADKAQRKQLRKDVQMVFQSPYASLNPRQKVGDQLGEPLLINTNLSAAERREKVQAMMKQVGLRPEHYQRYPHMFSGGQRQRIALARAMMLQPKVLVADEPTSALDVSIQAQVLNLFMDLQQEFNTAYVFISHNLAVVQHVADDVMVMYLGRPVEVGPKEDIYARPLHPYTQALLSATPTIHPDPNKPKIKIVGELPNPLNPPPGCAFHKRCPYATARCSSEEPQLRALDNRQVACHYAEQFVA, encoded by the coding sequence ATGGCCGTCGTTCTTACCGCCCGCGACCTTACCCGTCACTACGAAGTGTCCCGTGGCCTGTTCAAGGGCCACGCGTTGGTGCGCGCACTCAATGGCGTGTCCTTCGAGCTGGAAGCCGGCAAGACCCTCGCCGTGGTGGGCGAGTCGGGTTGCGGCAAATCCACCCTGGCCCGTGCACTCACACTGATTGAGGAACCGTCTTCAGGCTCGCTGAAAATCGCCGGCCAGGAAGTCGCCGGCGCCGACAAGGCCCAGCGCAAGCAATTGCGCAAAGACGTGCAGATGGTGTTCCAGAGCCCGTACGCGTCGTTGAACCCACGGCAGAAAGTCGGCGATCAACTGGGCGAGCCGCTGCTGATCAACACCAACCTGTCCGCCGCCGAACGCCGCGAGAAAGTGCAGGCGATGATGAAGCAAGTGGGCCTGCGCCCTGAGCACTATCAGCGCTACCCGCACATGTTCTCTGGCGGCCAGCGCCAGCGCATCGCCCTGGCCCGCGCCATGATGCTGCAACCGAAAGTGCTGGTGGCGGATGAACCGACCTCGGCGCTGGACGTATCGATCCAGGCCCAGGTGCTCAACCTGTTCATGGATCTGCAGCAGGAATTCAACACCGCCTACGTGTTCATTTCCCACAACCTCGCGGTGGTGCAGCACGTTGCCGATGACGTGATGGTGATGTACCTCGGCCGCCCGGTGGAAGTCGGCCCCAAGGAAGACATCTACGCGCGCCCCTTGCACCCCTACACCCAGGCGCTGCTGTCGGCCACCCCGACCATCCACCCGGACCCGAACAAGCCGAAGATCAAGATCGTCGGCGAACTGCCCAACCCGCTGAACCCGCCGCCGGGCTGCGCGTTCCACAAGCGTTGCCCGTACGCGACCGCACGCTGCAGCAGCGAGGAGCCGCAACTGCGGGCCTTGGACAACCGCCAGGTGGCCTGCCACTACGCGGAGCAATTCGTGGCGTGA
- a CDS encoding ABC transporter ATP-binding protein yields MSLLEIKNLNVRFGDKTAVPVVDGLDISVDKGEVLAIVGESGSGKSVTMMALMGLIEHPGIVTADALNFDGKDMLKLSNRQRRQIVGKDLAMVFQDPMTALNPSYTVGFQIEEVLRLHLKMSGKQARKRAIELLEKVEIPGAASRMDAYPHQLSGGMSQRVAIAMAIAGEPKLLIADEPTTALDVTIQAQIMELLLALQKEQNMGLVLITHDLAVVAETAQRVCVMYAGQAVEVGQVPQLFDIPAHPYSEALLKAIPEHSLGATRLATLPGIVPGRYDRPQGCLLSPRCPYVQDACRAQRPGLDPKTNSLARCFYPLNQEVA; encoded by the coding sequence ATGTCACTGTTAGAAATCAAGAATCTCAATGTGCGCTTCGGCGACAAGACCGCCGTGCCGGTGGTCGATGGCCTCGACATTTCCGTCGACAAAGGCGAGGTACTGGCCATCGTTGGCGAGTCGGGTTCGGGTAAATCCGTGACCATGATGGCGCTGATGGGCCTGATCGAGCACCCCGGCATCGTCACCGCCGACGCCCTGAACTTCGACGGCAAGGACATGCTCAAGCTGAGCAACCGCCAACGCCGCCAGATCGTCGGCAAAGACCTGGCGATGGTGTTCCAGGACCCGATGACCGCGCTGAACCCCAGCTACACCGTGGGTTTCCAGATCGAAGAAGTGCTGCGCCTGCACCTGAAAATGTCCGGCAAACAAGCACGCAAGCGTGCCATCGAGCTGTTGGAAAAGGTTGAAATCCCGGGCGCTGCCAGCCGTATGGATGCCTACCCGCACCAGCTGTCCGGCGGTATGAGCCAGCGCGTGGCCATCGCCATGGCAATTGCCGGCGAGCCGAAACTGCTGATCGCGGACGAACCGACCACTGCGCTGGACGTAACGATCCAGGCACAGATCATGGAGCTGCTGCTGGCCCTGCAGAAAGAGCAGAACATGGGCCTGGTGCTGATCACCCACGACCTCGCGGTGGTGGCTGAAACCGCCCAGCGCGTGTGCGTGATGTACGCCGGCCAGGCTGTAGAGGTCGGCCAGGTGCCGCAGTTGTTCGACATCCCGGCGCACCCGTACAGCGAAGCGCTGCTCAAGGCGATCCCCGAGCACAGCCTAGGTGCCACGCGCCTGGCCACGCTGCCGGGTATCGTGCCCGGTCGTTATGACCGTCCGCAGGGCTGCCTGCTGTCGCCGCGCTGCCCGTATGTGCAGGACGCCTGCCGCGCCCAGCGACCTGGGCTGGACCCGAAAACCAACAGCCTTGCGCGCTGCTTCTACCCCTTGAACCAGGAGGTGGCGTAA
- a CDS encoding ABC transporter permease subunit, whose product MTTPTPVSAVDQSLLYPSPYKEFWQAFSKNKGAVAGLAFMLLIVFCAIFAPWVAPHNPSEQYRDFLLTPPAWLEGGQIQFLLGTDELGRDLLSRLIQGSRLSLLIGLSSVVMSLIPGILLGLFAGFFPRLLGPTIMRLMDIMLALPSLLLAVAIVAILGPGLINTVIAIAIVSLPSYVRLTRAAVMGELNRDYVTAARLAGAGLPRLMFITVLPNCMAPLIVQATLSFSSAILDAAALGFLGLGVQPPTPEWGTMLASARDYIERAWWVVSLPGLTILLSVLAINLMGDGLRDALDPKLKNAA is encoded by the coding sequence ATGACCACACCTACTCCCGTGTCAGCAGTCGATCAAAGCCTGCTGTATCCGTCCCCGTACAAAGAATTCTGGCAAGCCTTTTCCAAGAACAAAGGCGCGGTTGCCGGCCTGGCGTTCATGTTGCTGATCGTGTTCTGCGCGATCTTTGCCCCCTGGGTCGCGCCGCATAACCCCAGCGAGCAATACCGCGACTTCCTGCTGACCCCGCCGGCGTGGCTGGAAGGCGGGCAGATCCAGTTCCTGCTCGGCACCGACGAACTCGGCCGTGACCTGCTCTCGCGCCTGATCCAGGGCTCGCGCCTGTCATTGCTGATCGGTCTGTCGTCGGTGGTGATGTCGCTGATCCCGGGCATCCTGCTGGGCCTGTTCGCCGGGTTCTTCCCGCGCTTGCTCGGCCCGACCATCATGCGCTTGATGGACATCATGCTGGCCCTGCCGTCGCTGCTGCTGGCCGTGGCCATCGTCGCGATCCTCGGCCCAGGCCTGATCAATACCGTGATTGCCATCGCCATCGTCTCGCTGCCGTCCTATGTGCGTCTGACCCGCGCCGCGGTGATGGGCGAACTCAACCGTGACTACGTGACCGCTGCGCGCCTCGCTGGCGCCGGCCTGCCACGCCTGATGTTCATCACCGTGCTGCCCAACTGCATGGCGCCGCTGATCGTGCAGGCCACCTTGAGCTTCTCGTCGGCGATCCTCGACGCTGCGGCGCTGGGCTTCCTTGGCCTTGGCGTACAACCGCCAACCCCGGAGTGGGGCACCATGCTGGCTTCGGCCCGTGACTACATCGAACGCGCTTGGTGGGTGGTAAGCCTGCCGGGCCTGACCATTTTGCTCAGCGTGCTGGCAATCAACTTGATGGGCGACGGCCTGCGCGATGCGCTGGACCCGAAACTCAAGAACGCCGCCTGA
- a CDS encoding ABC transporter permease subunit → MFSFIARRLGLLIPTFFGITLLTFALIRMIPGDPVEVMMGERRVDPEMHAQAMERLGLNKPLYAQYLDYVGKLAQGDLGESLRTRTSVWTEFSALFPATLELSMAALLFAGILGLLAGVIAALKRGSLFDHGVMGISLAGYSMPIFWWGLILIMFFSVSLGWTPVSGRIDLLYDIEPRTGFMLIDTLLADEPDAFWDALHHLILPAIVLGTIPLAVIARMTRSSMLEVLREDYIRTAKAKGLSPARVVFVHGLRNALIPVLTVVGLQVGTLLAGAVLTETIFSWPGIGKWLIEAIGARDYPVVQNGILLIACLVILVNFVVDILYGFANPRIRHQR, encoded by the coding sequence ATGTTTAGTTTTATTGCCCGCCGACTGGGGTTATTGATCCCCACGTTTTTCGGCATAACGTTGCTCACGTTTGCGTTGATTCGCATGATCCCTGGCGACCCCGTCGAAGTCATGATGGGCGAGCGGCGCGTCGACCCCGAGATGCACGCACAGGCAATGGAACGCCTCGGCCTTAACAAGCCGCTGTATGCGCAATACCTGGATTACGTTGGCAAGCTCGCCCAAGGCGACCTCGGCGAATCCCTGCGTACCCGCACCAGCGTGTGGACTGAATTCAGCGCCCTCTTCCCGGCGACCCTGGAACTGTCCATGGCCGCCCTGCTGTTCGCCGGTATCCTGGGCCTGTTGGCCGGGGTGATCGCGGCCTTGAAGCGAGGATCGCTGTTCGACCACGGGGTGATGGGCATCTCCCTCGCGGGCTATTCGATGCCGATCTTCTGGTGGGGCCTGATCCTGATCATGTTCTTCTCGGTGAGCCTGGGCTGGACCCCGGTGTCCGGGCGGATCGATCTGCTCTACGACATCGAGCCGCGCACCGGCTTCATGCTGATCGACACCCTGCTGGCTGACGAGCCGGACGCTTTCTGGGACGCGCTGCACCACCTGATCCTGCCAGCCATCGTGCTTGGCACCATCCCGCTGGCGGTGATTGCGCGGATGACCCGTTCGTCGATGCTCGAAGTGCTGCGTGAAGACTACATCCGCACCGCCAAGGCCAAGGGCCTGTCACCGGCGCGCGTGGTATTCGTCCACGGCCTGCGCAACGCGCTGATCCCGGTGCTGACCGTGGTCGGCCTGCAAGTCGGCACGCTGTTGGCCGGTGCGGTCCTGACCGAAACCATCTTCTCGTGGCCCGGCATCGGCAAATGGCTGATCGAAGCCATTGGCGCACGGGACTACCCGGTGGTGCAAAACGGCATCCTGCTGATCGCCTGCCTGGTGATCCTGGTGAACTTCGTGGTGGACATCCTCTACGGCTTCGCCAACCCACGCATCCGTCACCAGCGCTGA
- a CDS encoding ABC transporter substrate-binding protein, which yields MKMLPLQAAMAAALLSVAVGISAKPLVVCTEASPEGFDPVLYTTAVTADAAAETMFNRLVDFKPGTTEVIPALAKALPEISADGLTYTFHLRDDIKFHTTDYFKPTRNMNADDVLWSFQRQLDPNHPWHKKSLVGYPYFESMGFKELLKSVEKLDDHTVVFTLTRPEAPFLADLGMAFSSIHSKEYADQLLKSGKTEDLNAKPIGTGPFVFNRYQKDAQARFKANPDYFRGKPAVDPLILAVTTDNNVRLQKLKANECQIALFPKPDDIPSIKKDPNLKVDELAAMTTSYTALNTTHKYMSDARVRHAINIAFDKAGYTEALFGKGNAVVGTGPYPPTLLGFSEKLKNPPRDLDKARALLKEAGVPEGTEFTLFTRNGGGPTNPNPMLGAQRMQADLAQIGLKVNIKVMEWGEMLKRAKNGEHDMVSAGWVGDNGDPDNFLTPNLSCDAAKNGENYARWCNKEFQDLIDKARATAEPSQRAALYEQAQDVFEKDQPWLPMAYPKLFTAMRKNVEGFTQSPLGTNNFATTQVK from the coding sequence ATGAAAATGCTCCCACTCCAAGCCGCCATGGCTGCCGCGTTGTTGAGCGTGGCCGTCGGCATTTCGGCCAAACCGCTGGTGGTCTGCACCGAAGCCAGCCCGGAAGGTTTCGACCCGGTCCTGTACACCACGGCCGTGACCGCTGACGCCGCCGCCGAAACCATGTTCAACCGCCTGGTGGACTTCAAGCCCGGCACCACCGAAGTGATCCCCGCGCTGGCCAAGGCCCTGCCCGAGATCAGCGCCGATGGCCTGACCTACACCTTTCATCTGCGTGACGACATCAAGTTCCACACCACCGACTACTTCAAACCCACGCGCAACATGAACGCCGACGACGTGCTTTGGAGCTTCCAGCGCCAGCTGGACCCGAATCATCCGTGGCATAAAAAGTCCCTCGTGGGCTACCCGTATTTCGAAAGCATGGGCTTCAAGGAACTGCTCAAGAGTGTCGAGAAGCTCGACGATCACACGGTTGTCTTCACCCTGACCCGTCCTGAAGCACCGTTTTTGGCCGACCTGGGCATGGCATTCTCTTCGATCCACTCGAAGGAATACGCCGACCAGTTGCTCAAGTCCGGCAAGACTGAAGACCTCAACGCCAAGCCCATCGGCACAGGCCCCTTCGTCTTCAACCGTTATCAGAAAGATGCCCAGGCTCGATTCAAGGCCAATCCCGACTACTTCCGCGGCAAACCGGCGGTAGACCCGCTGATCCTGGCAGTCACCACCGACAACAACGTGCGCCTGCAGAAACTCAAGGCCAACGAATGCCAGATCGCGTTGTTTCCCAAGCCGGATGACATTCCAAGCATCAAGAAAGACCCGAACCTGAAAGTCGATGAACTGGCGGCGATGACCACCAGTTACACCGCGTTGAACACCACCCACAAATACATGAGCGATGCGCGAGTGCGTCACGCGATCAACATCGCGTTCGACAAGGCCGGCTATACCGAAGCCCTGTTCGGCAAAGGCAATGCGGTGGTAGGCACCGGCCCCTATCCGCCGACCTTGCTGGGTTTCAGCGAAAAACTGAAGAACCCGCCCCGCGATCTGGACAAGGCCCGCGCCCTGCTCAAGGAAGCCGGCGTACCGGAAGGCACCGAATTCACCCTGTTCACCCGAAACGGCGGTGGCCCGACCAACCCTAACCCGATGCTCGGCGCCCAGCGCATGCAGGCAGATCTCGCGCAGATCGGCCTGAAAGTGAATATCAAAGTTATGGAATGGGGCGAAATGCTCAAGCGTGCTAAAAACGGCGAGCACGACATGGTTTCGGCTGGCTGGGTCGGTGATAACGGCGACCCGGACAACTTCCTGACACCCAACCTGAGTTGCGACGCTGCGAAAAACGGCGAAAACTACGCACGCTGGTGTAACAAAGAATTTCAAGACTTGATCGACAAGGCCCGCGCCACCGCTGAACCCAGCCAGCGCGCTGCACTCTATGAACAAGCGCAGGACGTTTTCGAGAAGGACCAACCATGGCTTCCCATGGCTTACCCGAAACTGTTCACCGCCATGCGCAAGAACGTAGAAGGCTTCACCCAAAGCCCTCTGGGGACCAATAACTTCGCCACCACCCAGGTGAAGTAA